The bacterium genomic interval CTTCCACTTCCGGCATGTCGGGAAAATCGTCCAGGGAAAGAAGGGCAAGTGGAAGGGCGGCCAGGACTTCCCGAATTTCAAGAATCTTGTCGCGATTGTGTGTGGCTAGAACCACGCGGGCAGGCGGCAGGGGCATGGCGGGTCGTCAATAATTTTCTATCGTGTCCACGATGCCGACGATCGAAGCATCGACCGGTGACAGGCCGTGGCGCAGAGGGATGGTGGCTTCGCGCGCGGTGACATAAAACACGGTTTCGCCCGGGCCGGCGCCCACGGTGTCGATCGCAACCAGCGGCGCGCCGGTGGGTACGGCAAACCGGTCGAGCGGTTGAATAATTTGCATTTTAGTGCCGATCAGGCTGGCATCTTTTTGCGTGGCCCAGATCGTGCCGAGGACGCGTGCGAGAAACATTCAGGCGACATCCAGTTTGTCGACAATGGCCATGATGGTGGCGTCAACCGCCTTGTTTTCCGTGGCGGCAGTTTGCCGCGCTGAGCTGCCCTGCACCACCAGCACAACTTCACCGACGCCGGCACCCACGGCATCCACCGCCACCAAAAAACCTTCACGATCTTTCAATTCAAGGCTCACCGGCCGGACGATTTGCAGTTTCAGGCCTTGCAGCCGTTCATCCTTGCGCGTCGCCCACACCGTGCCAATTACACGTGCGAGAATCAAGTGGCAATCTCTCTGGGGATGGTGAAAAACTTGTACGCGCCGCTCAGTTACTTTTTTTGATAGAGATTCTTCAGGGCCCGCAATTCCTTCTCCAGCGCATTGATACGCTGCTGCAGCCAGGCAGGTTCGGGCCGCATGCTTTCGCCTTGCGGCCAGCGGGGCTGCGTTTCCAGGGCGGGTTCGCCGGAGATGGGCACGCGCAGTTCGCTGAGCGCGATCGGAATCCTTGTTCCCAAGCGCACTGTGACCCGGGAGAATTTTTCCTGTCGGACAACTTCCAATTCCACTTCT includes:
- a CDS encoding EutN/CcmL family microcompartment protein; translated protein: MFLARVLGTIWATQKDASLIGTKMQIIQPLDRFAVPTGAPLVAIDTVGAGPGETVFYVTAREATIPLRHGLSPVDASIVGIVDTIENY
- a CDS encoding EutN/CcmL family microcompartment protein, translating into MILARVIGTVWATRKDERLQGLKLQIVRPVSLELKDREGFLVAVDAVGAGVGEVVLVVQGSSARQTAATENKAVDATIMAIVDKLDVA